ACGACGCTCCTTTGCTCTCAAAGCTCTTCGACATGGTGCCTTTCACCCATATACTCCATCTGGCTGCTCAGGCCGGTGTGCGCTATGCAATGCAGAACCCTCAGTCCTACGTGAGGTCCAACATTGCTGGCTTCGTCAACCTCCTCGAGATCGCCAAGGCCGCCGATCCTCAGCCTGCCATCGTCTGGGCGTCATCCAGCTCTGTCTATGGCCTCAACACAGAGAACCCATTTTCAGAGCTCCACCGAACAGACCAGCCAGCAAGCCTTTACGCCGCCACCAAGAAAGCCGGAGAAGAAATCGCCCACACATATAACCACATCTACGGTCTCTCACTCACCGGCCTGAGGTTCTTCACCGTGTACGGACCTTGGGGGAGACCCGACATGGCATACTTCTTCTTCACCAAGGACATACTCCAAGGAAAGCCCATAACCATATACCAGACTCAGGACGACAAGGAGGTGGCGCGTGACTTCACGTACATTGATGACGTGGTGAAGGGGTGCCTTGGAGCGCTGGACACAGCGGAGAAGAGCACCGGCAGTGGCGGAAAAAAGAGGGGTCCGGCCCAGCTGAGAATTTACAACCTGGGGAACACGTCGCCGGTACCAGTAGGGAGGCTAGTGGGTATTCTGGAAGGGCTGTTGAACGTGAAGGCCAAGAAGCACGTCATCAAGATGCCACGAAACGGCGACGTTCCATACACACACGCCAATGTGAGCTTGGCATACAGAGACTTTGGATACAAGCCCAGCACCGATTTGGCCACCGGGCTGAGGCGGTTCGTGAAGTGGTACGTTAGTTATTATGGAATTCAGACGAGGGTAAAGAAGGAAACGCTCAAAAGGAGCGACCAACTCGAGGAATCCGATTGATCATCTTCCATCACACGCctcttcttcaatttctttttccttttttgctaTTTTTTGGGTGATTCTGTTGGTAAGTTATTGCTGTGGTCCATGCTGGCATGCCGTATCCGATCAATCGGTCGATGCTGCCCCTTCCTGTTTGTAGTATAGGTACAGAtgttatataaaagataaatgaagaacaaattataaaaaaaaaaaaaaacctggagGAAAAGAGAAGTGTAGATCTATGAAGGGTTGAAATAATGTGTTAAGTGTAACACAGGTGGTATGGTGGGTCTGCAAGTAAAGACTGCAGATCAGCCGTTCgatttgaaatgaaagagtTGTGATTGG
This region of Vitis vinifera cultivar Pinot Noir 40024 chromosome 5, ASM3070453v1 genomic DNA includes:
- the LOC100241904 gene encoding UDP-glucuronate 4-epimerase 6; this encodes MASPPDTSKTTKLERYNSYIRRVNSTKLMAASSKLLFRATLLVALVLIFFFTLNYPPLSDNPHHVLTHQNFLSSAFYGSGASWEKQVRHSSTPRRPNGFSVLVTGAGGFVGTHCSLALKKRGDGVLGLDNFNDYYDPSLKRARQAMLSKHQIFIVEGDLNDAPLLSKLFDMVPFTHILHLAAQAGVRYAMQNPQSYVRSNIAGFVNLLEIAKAADPQPAIVWASSSSVYGLNTENPFSELHRTDQPASLYAATKKAGEEIAHTYNHIYGLSLTGLRFFTVYGPWGRPDMAYFFFTKDILQGKPITIYQTQDDKEVARDFTYIDDVVKGCLGALDTAEKSTGSGGKKRGPAQLRIYNLGNTSPVPVGRLVGILEGLLNVKAKKHVIKMPRNGDVPYTHANVSLAYRDFGYKPSTDLATGLRRFVKWYVSYYGIQTRVKKETLKRSDQLEESD